A single Drosophila ananassae strain 14024-0371.13 chromosome 3L, ASM1763931v2, whole genome shotgun sequence DNA region contains:
- the LOC6496300 gene encoding putative fatty acyl-CoA reductase CG8306, with protein MASSPITDFYAGRNVFITGATGFVGVTIVEKLLREVPNVGTLYLLMRAKKGKNVQERLEELKKNSVFDKFKELQLESRLSKIVPIEGDVGLENLGISPKDRQILIDNVNVVFHSAATLDFFQSLKETTNINLRGTRRVVELCQQLTKLDALVHVSSAYVNAYITKVEEKLYPSPDDPEKIIQLAETLNDEALKELEPKLLKDHPNTYTFTKHLAEHEVANVSSKFPCGIVRPSMITAAWKEPIPGWTISKNGPQGFFMGASKGILRRLPLDPSIIMDYIPIDVVVNGIITTGYYVNSLQAKNGGRPAELQIFHLTSSTYKPFRFELMADKINGYLHDYPLNSAVWYPNLRLVKSLWVFRLSAILFHFIPGFFLDLVTKIGGGRPILVRLHKNVWNSLNTLERFIFTEWHFDSKRLLALSKTTTAADKKKFFIDIGELTWDEYFANTILGVRQYLSKESPKNLEKARRKDKILLGLHVALQLSFWYGIFKLIVCVTGVSGAKAALILPVLYYLFGLI; from the exons ATGGCCAG TTCACCCATCACAGACTTCTATGCGGGACGCAATGTGTTCATCACGGGCGCCACTGGCTTCGTGGGCGTCACCATTGTGGAGAAACTGCTGCGTGAGGTTCCCAACGTGGGCACCCTCTATCTCCTGATGCGTGCCAAGAAGGGCAAGAACGTCCAGGAGCGCCTCGAGGAGCTGAAGAAGAACTCCGTCTTCGACAAGTTCAAGGAACTGCAGCTGGAGTCGCGTCTCTCCAAGATTGTGCCAATCGAGGGCGATGTCGGCTTGGAGAATCTGGGCATCTCACCGAAGGATCGCCAGATCCTGATCGACAACGTCAATGTGGTCTTCCACTCGGCCGCCACCCTGGACTTCTTCCAGTCCCTGAAGGAGACGACCAACATCAACCTGAGGGGCACCAGGCGGGTGGTGGAGCTGTGCCAGCAGCTGACCAAGCTGGATGCCCTCGTCCATGTGTCCAGTGCATATGTGAATGCCTACATCACCAAGGTCGAGGAGAAGCTCTACCCCTCTCCCGATGATCCAGAGAAGATTATTCAGCTGGCCGAGACATTGAATGACGAGGCTCTCAAGGAACTGGAACCAAA ACTCCTGAAGGATCACCCCAATACATACACCTTCACCAAGCACCTGGCAGAGCACGAGGTGGCCAATGTCTCCAGCAAGTTCCCTTGCGGCATTGTTCGTCCCAGCATGA TCACCGCTGCCTGGAAGGAACCCATTCCCGGGTGGACCATCTCAAAGAACGGACCCCAGGGCTTCTTCATGGGCGCCTCCAAGGGTATCTTGCGACGTCTGCCCCTCGATCCATCCATTATCATGGACTACATTCCCATCGATGTGGTGGTAAATGGCATCATAACCACCGGCTACTATGTGAACTCACTGCAGGCCAAGAATGGCGGTCGTCCGGCTGAACTGCAGATCTTCCACCTGACCTCCAGCACCTACAAGCCCTTCCGCTTCGAACTGATGGCCGACAAGATCAATGGCTACCTGCACGACTATCCCCTGAACAGTGCCGTGTGGTATCCCAATCTACGACTGGTCAAGAGTCTCTGGGTCTTCAGGCTGAGCGCTATTCTGTTCCACTTTATTCCCGGCTTTTTCCTGGATCTGGTTACAAAGATCGGAGGCGGTAGGCCCAT CCTCGTCCGACTTCACAAGAATGTGTGGAACTCTCTGAACACCCTGGAGCGCTTCATCTTCACGGAGTGGCACTTCGACAGCAAACGCCTACTTGCCCTCTCCAAGACCACAACCGCAGCGGACAAGAAGAAGTTCTTCATCGACATTGGGGAGCTGACGTGGGACGAGTACTTTGCCAACACCATCTTGGGCGTTCGCCAGTACCTCAGCAAGGAGTCTCCCAAGAACCTGGAGAAGGCGCGTCGCAAGGACAAGAT CCTCCTGGGTCTCCATGTGGCTCTTCAGCTCTCGTTCTGGTACGGAATCTTCAAACTGATCGTGTGTGTTACGGGAGTTTCCGGCGCCAAGGCGGCTCTGATCCTGCCAGTTCTCTATTATCTGTTTGGACTGATCTAA
- the LOC6496301 gene encoding dolichol kinase has protein sequence MRRPEAESEPSDTDSSVASSQSSWEGGRRAVRHQRGNSQNAYTLKAMAPRPSAGPGGWLCLLVPLALGVRLLHTPAQCQSQAWMQWFLTIAASGMALESLCFYVYAFVKTGILVKCLVSLLPGAVTSLCLYSLAQTSPLFSVIVGFLLTVSYQHLYISAMRGFEKSFTYGEASVFVQGLVLFALSALHNFWELFRDGTCDADDFENLNKIMVNALFWLLNFCITLLVFPRMRKPLAFYPLLGVLLLAVTCFPVIQPLPLIALVQFLIRDYNRLAILGFYLLLVALTAVTVSWQLGNSTKANTRVRKIFHLLIVLVFVPGLVYECALLYLATGVALAAFVVLEVVRLLEVPPLAGRLAEAFRSFKDEKDAGQLALTPFCLLIGCSMPIWLTPCPCYGGDTLALLSGVLAVGVGDTAASVVGSKFGRNKWGKSSRSLEGTIAFVASILLSIWLLDAFGLVAMTQAKWFASVFAALNSALVEAFTDQVDNLVLPLIFYIIVGLA, from the exons ATGCGGCGCCCAGAAGCGGAAAGCGAGCCCTCGGACACGGACTCTTCGGTGGCCTCCAGCCAATCCAGTTGGGAAGGGGGTCGGAGGGCAGTGCGACACCAGAGGGGAAACTCCCAGAATGCATACACACTGAAAGCGATGGCGCCAAG ACCTTCCGCTGGCCCCGGCGGCTGGCTCTGCCTGCTGGTGCCCTTGGCGCTGGGAGTCCGCCTGCTCCACACCCCTGCCCAGTGCCAGAGCCAGGCCTGGATGCAGTGGTTCCTCACCATCGCCGCCTCCGGAATGGCGCTGGAGAGTCTATGTTTTTACGTTTACGCCTTTGTGAAGACGGGTATCCTGGTCAAGTGCCTAGTGAGCCTGCTACCCGGAGCAGTTACCAGCTTGTGCTTATATTCCCTGGCCCAGACATCGCCCCTTTTTTCCGTAATTGTGGGCTTCCTGCTAACCGTCTCGTACCAGCATCTGTATATCAGCGCCATGAGGGGCTTCGAGAAGTCCTTTACCTACGGAGAAGCCTCTGTTTTTGTCCAGGGTTTGGTCTTATTCGCCCTGAGTGCTCTACATAATTTTTGGGAGCTATTTCGCGACGGGACCTGCGATGCGGATGACTTCGAGAACCTTAACAAGATCATGGTG AATGCCCTCTTCTGGTTGCTTAACTTCTGCATCACCCTCCTGGTGTTTCCCAGGATGCGGAAGCCTCTAGCCTTCTACCCTTTGCTGGGAGTGCTTCTTCTGGCCGTCACCTGTTTCCCGGTGATACAACCCCTGCCTCTGATCGCCCTGGTCCAGTTCTTGATCCGCGACTATAATCGCCTTGCCATCCTGGGCTTCTACCTGCTGCTGGTGGCTCTGACCGCCGTCACCGTGTCCTGGCAGCTTGGCAATTCCACGAAAGCCAATACGCGAGTGCGCAAAATCTTCCACCTGTTGATCGTCCTTGTCTTTGTACCCGGCTTGGTCTACGAATGCGCTTTGCTCTACTTGGCTACGGGAGTTGCTCTGGCTGCCTTTGTGGTTCTGGAGGTGGTGCGACTCCTCGAGGTTCCCCCTTTAGCCGGACGATTAGCGGAAGCTTTCCGTTCCTTTAAGGATGAAAAGGATGCGGGCCAATTGGCGCTGACTCCGTTCTGCCTGCTCATTGGCTGCTCAATGCCTATTTGGCTAACGCCATGTCCCTGCTATGGAGGTGATACTCTGGCGCTGCTTTCGGGCGTCTTGGCCGTGGGCGTGGGTGACACAGCAGCCAGTGTGGTGGGCTCCAAGTTTGGACGCAACAAATGGGGCA AATCCTCCCGAAGTTTGGAGGGCACCATTGCCTTTGTGGCTTCCATCTTGCTCTCCATTTGGCTACTGGACGCGTTCGGTCTGGTGGCGATGACCCAGGCCAAGTGGTTCGCCTCGGTCTTTGCCGCTTTGAACTCGGCTTTGGTAGAGGCTTTCACCGACCAGGTGGACAACCTGGTGCTGCCCCTGATATTCTACATCATCGTTGGCCTAGCCTGA